The DNA segment TATCCAAAATGTGTTActtctgtgtgtttgtctgtttcaGTGACGTGTTTGAATGTGAGTCCTGATGTGAACGACGTGGTGGAGACACAGTACTTTGCAGTTTAGGGTCGACTATACGGCAGGTGGTTCTGGACAAAGCCACACAACACATTATTCATGTTAAGACCACCAAGGCTGACAAAAAGCACTAGAAAATGGACGTCCATCCCCTCTATTAAGTAACAGACAGATTCCAATTTAATCTGTAGACTGTTTTTTACTTTATTGCAGCTCGGGGTTTAGAAAATGTAgtgttgtgtttttttattttacctttatttaactaggcaagtaagttaagaacaaattcttattttcaatgatggcctaggaacagtgggttaactgccttgttcagaggcagaacgacagatttttaccatgtcagctcggggattcgatcttgcaacctttctgttactagtccaacgctctaaccactaggctacctgccattcATACAGCTATTGTATAAGCAAGCTAAACGAGAGGGAACCATCAGTTATAGTATATTCATAATGTTTATTTACATTCAGCAATTGTCACATCTCTGCAGTGAGGTCACGTTTGTCAGCAATCATACTGTATGAAACTTAAATCCACCTGCAGGTATGTTATACTTGGTACAAATCACCATGTACGACATTAAATCATACATAAATGTAGTCCAGGCTCAGGAAATTCTTGTGAAACAGGCCATGTTCATTTCTGCACATGTGTGCCCCTCTGCTAAGTGCACAGTGTGATGAGCATCACTGGCTTGTTGGAGATACAGCGAAGCAAGAAGTTGTTGCACTGTGTCCCtctatgagccgttctcccctgaGCATCCTCCACTGAGTTTATAACATCATTGGTCCATCCATCCAGCTTTTTAACTAGAGCTGTCTGTGTTCTTCAGAAGGTGGCTGAGGACGCTAGTCTGCTTCAGGACTTTCAGGTTAGAGATGTCCTCAGCTATGACAGGGACGTCTCCCCAAGGGCCTGTGTGTTCTGATTCACTGTCACTGTCCGACAAGGCACAGAGGAGGGCGTCGTTCTCATAGGTGGGGAAGTAATACCTGGATTGGAGAATGGGCTGTAATGACTGGCACTTAGACATCAGAAACAGTTACAATAGCCACCAGATGGAGAGTTGAGCAATTAACAATACCATTCATTCAGCATTCCAATAACACATCACTTTTAAACTGTAGTAAAACAATAGTCTTGTTATTGTTCTTAATATGGTTTTAGTTAACAATATTACaagtaaacaatacattttccATGCACATCACTTATGAGAGCTCCAGACTTACTGTGGTTGGTCCCAGGTTGACGTCTCTGGTAGCTGCATCACGTGACCTGCCTCCATTACATGACGTATAACCTCAGGTTTGGACCCAAACTTTTCCTGGCAACCGTAGCAACGGCACTGGTGGATCTCTCGTCTGATGTAGTTTACCAGTTTGACCTGCTGGTAGAAGCGCAGATCTGGGAGAAGACATGCTTATCAGGCCACTTAGGCTGCATTTATACACACAACCAAATTATGATCCCTTGCctaattattggcaaaagagctcatctgattggtcaaaagaccaattagtggaaaaatatAACTCAGCTGCCTGTAAATGTAGCCCTAGTATGGGAAGAACTGGTATGCCCATTCATTTTGATGGATGTACGTGTTTGTTTTTATGGTGGGTTTTGTACAACAAAGCATAGCAGGTGTGCAATATTACTCACTGAGTTCAGTCTTCAACTTGTGCAGATCAAATCCATGGCTTTCCTGAAAATGCATGGTGAAGAAAAACAGATCCATGAACCATATTGAAGTAGCTGTTCCCAAACCGGCAATGCATGGGCCTAATTTGTCAACAACTGCGTAAGGGGACTGTTACCTCCATGTGTGTGTAGATCTTCTCCATGCTCTCTGACTGCTGCTCACAGAACAGGCACACAGCACACACTGGGTGAGCCTGCCAGTCTGACCAATCACTGAAGAGAGGACAGACAGCCATTTCCTCAATGGTAAATACAACACTGCAAAAGTGCATACCATTCAATCCAAGAGAACACTGATTACAAATCATCTAACCTACTATTTGACCATCCCAAACAATGACTGTGTCACTAGGACAATCCTTACTCATCTTCATCCTCCATCTCCCGATCATCCTCAGATTGGACCTCTTCCCATGTTTTCCCCAGCTCCTGTAGCAGGGGAAATAGATAAAGTGATGAAGACTATGGTCTATCATCATTTGATGACCCTTTAAACTAATTAAATgtgaaaataatatattttcaGGTCAAATATGGCAATATGCATTTATATTAGTTATACTCTCACACAACACTGAGCGTACCAGGTAGTTGATGATGTAGAAGCAGTCATACTCGCTGTTGTTGCCATTGATTCTGCGGTGCTGTTTCTTTCTCATGTGATCCTTCAGTGTCATCTTGTCTCTGAATGTTTTCTCACAATACAGGCACTGCAGACTGGGAACAAAAAACAATGAAACACTCAAAGCTCTGTGAAACATTGTTTGGTTGAGTAATGCTAATGTCTGTGTGACACCAACCAGCATTCTCCTTCACAGAAAAACAAAAAGTACTGGAAAACGTTACTACAGTGTTACCAATTAGTAAATTACAGATGGCTACAGATGACAATTTTCTTTTCAAATGATAAAAATAGCATAAACAAACATTAACATAAAAAGGATATCCATTCCAAAAACTAACTTACTTATCCAGTTTGCTCTGTAGGTGGTCAAGGAACTCTACGCAGTACACTATGTTGTCAGGCAGTCCCACGCTGAACGAGTGCTCCCTGGCCATGTGGTTGAGCAGTGACGACCTGTTCCCAGTGAACTCGTCATTGCAGAACATGCAGATGCGCTGGAAGCTGTCgtcatccctctccctctgctgttGCTCCAGGATCTCCTCCTGTGGACCAACAGTGTAAGTTACTAGCATAAATTAAACTATGCAGTCCCAGTGGGAAGTCACAGTGTCTCAGGGTAGAAGTGCTGATGTAGGATCAGTTTTGTCTTTTAGATTATAATAAGAATGTTTCTACAGACAGGGAAGACCTGATCCTAGCTCAGCGCTCCTACTCtaagatgctttgtgaatattaGCCTAGGgacatacagtatagtgtataCATAAAATAGAGGTTGTTCTGAAAACTTGTCAGATAACATAGCGGTTAagatcgttgggccagtaactgaaaggtcactggttcaaatcccagcaccgactaggtgaaaaatctgtcaagcaaggcacttaaccctaattgacTAAAATGTAACTCACCAGTCGTTTCTGTTGGAGATGTTCTCTGAGGACCCTGTCCTCTGGCAGGACATCACACAGAAGGAAGTAATGCTCCTGTTTTTCTGAAAAGCACATCAAGAGGGTATATTAAATAATATAATGCAAGAACAGGGTAAAGTAGAAGCAGCCATATTGTGAACCTCAAGGCTATCTATAGTATATTAATACTACTTACCAACAGGGCCCTGCGAGTTAGTCTTGATCACACTGCAGAAATCTGTGATGGGTTTCTCAGAGATTCTGTTCTTCCAGTATTCCATGTATCTGAAAGAAATGGACACAGTAGAACACAGTTAATTTTTTTGTGTGATAGACAGGCAGTATGTGATACATTTCCtctggagaagagggagggaactGTACACAAAAAGTAGCCAGCCACGCTTGACAATCTCTCCATGTGAATTATCCCAGTTTTCATGACAGCTATTACTGTTTAATAACGGTTTGTATAGATCAAACATCAAACCTGTGTTGTGATAGGGAACTTGATAATCAAGGACCATAGAAATAGATGCATTCTAGTTATGTGGTCAGGAGGACTCAAGAGAGGCTACATACcgtagaaaatatattttatacactgaacaaaaatataaaacgcaacataaagtgttgatcccatgtttcatgaggtgaaataaaaaatcccagagtTGTCCCATACCCACAAAAAGattatttctctcattttgtgcacaaatttgtttacatccctgttagtgagcatttctcctttgccaagataatccatccacctgacaggtgtggcatatcaagaagctgattaaacagcatgatcattacacaggtgcaccttgtgctgtggacaaaggccactttaaaatgtgcagttttgtcacaacacaatgccacagatgtctcaagttgagggagcatgcaattggcataatgactgcaggaatgtcaaccagagctgttgacaaataattgaatgttcatttgtcTACCacaagctgcctccaacgttatTTTAGAAAACCGCacttgtaaccacgccagcccacgACCTCcatatctggcttcttcacctgagggatcgtctgggggggggggggggggggggggtgtatttctgtctgtaataaagctcttgCGGGAAAAaaacccaactaattctgattggctggacctgaCTCCCCAGTGGatggcctatgccctccaaggcccacacATGGCTGAACaccgaaagcgttccacagggatgttggcccatgttgactccaatgtttcccacagttgtgcaaggttggctggatgtcctatgggtggtgtaccattcttgatacacatgggaaacggtTGAGAGCATGAAAAGccaagcagcgttgcagttcttgacacaaatcggtgcacctggaacctactaccatacccagttcaaaggcacttaaatcttttgtcttgcccattcaccctctgaatggcac comes from the Salvelinus namaycush isolate Seneca chromosome 21, SaNama_1.0, whole genome shotgun sequence genome and includes:
- the znf277 gene encoding zinc finger protein 277 isoform X3, with product MAACMERKINSDEQEWILEPLCFPEQPATDIGTNASSHHDMEVVTCVLCSHFAPLSEKDRLLKHLVLEHKLVIADVKLIADFPKYMEYWKNRISEKPITDFCSVIKTNSQGPVEKQEHYFLLCDVLPEDRVLREHLQQKRLEEILEQQQRERDDDSFQRICMFCNDEFTGNRSSLLNHMAREHSFSVGLPDNIVYCVEFLDHLQSKLDNLQCLYCEKTFRDKMTLKDHMRKKQHRRINGNNSEYDCFYIINYLELGKTWEEVQSEDDREMEDEDDVVFTIEEMAVCPLFSDWSDWQAHPVCAVCLFCEQQSESMEKIYTHMEQVKLVNYIRREIHQCRCYGCQEKFGSKPEVIRHVMEAGHVMQLPETSTWDQPQYYFPTYENDALLCALSDSDSESEHTGPWGDVPVIAEDISNLKVLKQTSVLSHLLKNTDSSS
- the znf277 gene encoding zinc finger protein 277 isoform X1, with protein sequence MAACMERKINSDEQEWILEPLCFPEQPATDIGTNASSHHDMEVVTCVLCSHFAPLSEKDRLLKHLVLEHKLVIADVKLIADFPKYMEYWKNRISEKPITDFCSVIKTNSQGPVEKQEHYFLLCDVLPEDRVLREHLQQKRLEEILEQQQRERDDDSFQRICMFCNDEFTGNRSSLLNHMAREHSFSVGLPDNIVYCVEFLDHLQSKLDNLQCLYCEKTFRDKMTLKDHMRKKQHRRINGNNSEYDCFYIINYLELGKTWEEVQSEDDREMEDEDDVVFTIEEMAVCPLFSDWSDWQAHPVCAVCLFCEQQSESMEKIYTHMEESHGFDLHKLKTELNLRFYQQVKLVNYIRREIHQCRCYGCQEKFGSKPEVIRHVMEAGHVMQLPETSTWDQPQYYFPTYENDALLCALSDSDSESEHTGPWGDVPVIAEDISNLKVLKQTSVLSHLLKNTDSSS
- the znf277 gene encoding zinc finger protein 277 isoform X2, which codes for MAACMERKINSDEQEWILEPLCFPEQPATDIGTNASSHHDMEVVTCVLCSHFAPLSEKDRLLKHLVLEHKLVIADVKLIADFPKYMEYWKNRISEKPITDFCSVIKTNSQGPVEKQEHYFLLCDVLPEDRVLREHLQQKRLEEILEQQQRERDDDSFQRICMFCNDEFTGNRSSLLNHMAREHSFSVGLPDNIVYCVEFLDHLQSKLDNLQCLYCEKTFRDKMTLKDHMRKKQHRRINGNNSEYDCFYIINYLELGKTWEEVQSEDDREMEDEDDDWSDWQAHPVCAVCLFCEQQSESMEKIYTHMEESHGFDLHKLKTELNLRFYQQVKLVNYIRREIHQCRCYGCQEKFGSKPEVIRHVMEAGHVMQLPETSTWDQPQYYFPTYENDALLCALSDSDSESEHTGPWGDVPVIAEDISNLKVLKQTSVLSHLLKNTDSSS